The nucleotide sequence TCAATAAATTGTTTTTTTGTGAGTTCAACATGAAATCCATTTATTGATTCAAGTTTATCAATAGTTCCACCTGTATGGCCAAGCCCACGGCCTGACATTTTAGCTACAGGTACTCCTACAGATGCAACCATTGGTGCAAGTACGAGTGTTGTTGTGTCACCAACTCCTCCTGTTGAATGTTTATCTACTTTTATACCATCAATTGCTGAAAGATCAATAGCTTCTCCTGATTTAACCATAGCCATAGTAATATCCGCCATTTCACGATCAGTCATATCTCTAAAATAAATTGCCATTGCAAGGGCGCTTGCCTGATAATCAGGAATCTCTCCGTCGGTATAACCTTTTATAAAAAATCTAATTTCCTCGGTGGTCAATTCATGACCTTCCCTTTTCTTATCAATTATATCTACCATTCTCATTCTGGCATCCCACCTTTATATCAATTCTCGTAAAAAGCTTTGACCATGCTCAGGCATCTTAATATCAAAATTATCTGATATCGTTGCTCCTATATCGGAAAAAGTTTTACGTATTCCTATGTCTTTACCTTCTTTAAATTTCTTTGAATAAACAAGTAGAGGCACATATTCACGTGTATGATCTGTCCCGGTATATGTTGGATCATTACCATGATCTGCTGTAATTATAAGTAAATCATCTTCCCTCATTTTTTCCATGACCTCAGTAAGTCTTTCATCGAATTCTTCTATTGCATTACCGTATCCGATTGGATCACGCCTATGACCATAAGCCGCATCAAAATCAACCAAATTAGTAAAACTTAGTCCATGAAAATCATCATCTAGAAGCTTGATAAACTTATCCATACCATCCATATTTGATTTAATCCTAATGGCTTTTGTAATTCCTTCACCATCAAATATATCTCTGATCTTTCCAATAGCAATAGAACCAAATCCTGCATCTTTTAGATAATTCAACACCGTTTCAGCAAAGGGTTTTAGTGCATAATCATGTCTATTCGAAGTTCTCTTAAACGTATCCTTGGTTTTTCCAACAAACGGTCTTGCAATTATTCTTCCTAATTTATATGGTTCATCAAGCGTTATACTGCGGCAATACTTACATATCCTATAAAGTTCATCAAGTGTTATAATTTCTTCATGTGCAGCAATCTGAAGAACAGAGTCTGCAGAAGTATATACTATAAGTTCACCAGTTTTAAGCTGCCTTTCTCCAAGTTCCTTTATTATTTCTGTTCCACTAGCCGGCCTGTTTGCTATAACCTTTCTTCCCGAAAAATCTTCAATCTTTTTTATAAGTTCTTCTGGAAATCCATTTGGAAAAACCTTAAATGGTTTATCAATATATAGTCCCATCATTTCCCAGTGCCCTGTCATAGTATCCTTACCGTGAGAAGCTTCCTGCATTTTTGTAAAGTAAGCCTTTGGATGCTTTGCTTTTTTTACACCTTTTATTTTATATATATTTGACAATCCCATAGATTCCATGTTAGGTATGTTAAGTCCATTCCTTTTTTCTGCAATATGTGCCAAAGTATTGACTCCAAGATCACCAAATTTCCTTGAGTCTGGTGCCTCTCCTATTCCGACAGAATCCATAACTATAACATGTATTCTTTTAAATTTCTCCATCAAAATTCCTCCTAAATTATATAATTAGATTAATGGTGGCTGCTGTAAAAACTATAAAATTTACTCAGACATAATCGACATTCCTGCACTTGTACCTATGCGATTTGCCCCAGCTTCTATCATATCTAAAGCTTCCTTCCTAGTATGAATTCCACCAGATGCTTTAACTCCCATATCATTTCCTACCGCCTCACGCATAAGCCTGACATCATTAACTTTTGCACCATATGTTGAAAATCCTGTAGATGTTTTGACAAAATCTGCTCCTGCTTTCTTTGATATCCTACACACTTTAATCTCCTCATCATCGCTCAAAAGACAAGTTTCTATAATAACTTTTACAATTGCCTTTCCATTCGCAGCTTTAGCAACAGACTTTATATCATTTTCTACATATGCATAATTCTTATCCTTTAACTCTCCGATGTTTATAACCATATCAATTTCCTGTGCACCATTTTTTATTGCATCTTTAGCTTCGAAAACTTTTGTTTCAGTCGTATTTGATCCCAAAGGAAATCCTATAACCGTACATACTTTAACTTTACTTTCTGCCAAATTCTCACTTGCCAGCTTAACCCATGTAGGATTTACGCATACTGAAGCAAAATTATACTTTTTTGCTTCCCCAATCAATTTTAAAATTTCTCTCTTAGTTGCATCCGCTTTTAATAATGTATGATCAATCATCCCAGCTATATTCATGATCAATTTCCCTCCAAATACTAATTAATAATATATTACTTTTTTATATAAGTTTAGACTTGTAAGCTCTATACTATCTATCCAAGTCTTCTTTTGTAAAGGCTCCTGGTAATAATTCTTCCAAAGTTTTAATTAAATACTCATCCTCACCTTTTCCAATTATTATCTCTGCATCCTTTAAAGCAAATTCAGCTATAACCTGCCTGCAAATCCCACATGGAAAAGTATAATTATTTTCTACGCCAACAATTGCAATAGCTTTTATAGTCCTATTACCCTCTGATACAGCTTTAAATATCGCTGTCCTTTCTGCACAATTTGTTGCACCATAGGAAGCATTTTCAATATTACAACCTGTATAAATCTTATCATCTTCAGCTAACACAGCTGCTCCTACCTTAAAATTTGAATATGGAGCGTAAGCATTTTTTCTTCCCTCAAAAGCTTTATAAACTAATTTTTTATAATCCATATAATATCACCTATTGTTTTTTATTATTTTTCTAGTACTTCCTTTAACATAAGATCCTAGAGAAAGTATAAAATATTATTTATTACATGTAAACCTAAATTTATTAAATAATATTTAATGATAACAGTATGTATTTTGTCTATTCATTATAAGGTTTGTAATTCCAAGCTTAAGTTATACGTAAGCTTTCATTCATAAATCCTATAATACTTAAAAGTCGAAATTTTATGGATACTTGAAAATTATGTACATTCAGAAGTTTAGCACTTAAAAAATTTTTAGGATGGTAGTCCTTTGAATTATAAAGTCTTATGAATATTTACAGTAGAATTAACAGATTCCGATTTTTACTGGAAATTATACGGAAAAAATTTGCATAATAAAAGCATCCTTTTTATAATGGTTTTGCTAAAAACTAAAAATAAAAGGATGCTGATAAAATGAGTAAAAGTTATTTGAAACAGCTACTCACTTATATTAACAGGGTATATGATATAGGTGAAAAATCAATAGTTTAAAAAATAAAATAATAAAATCTCCAGCAAAAGTTTCAACAATAGCTTTCGTAGTATTATTTGGATTCATGCTTCAAATAAGAAGTTTCAATAGATTAGAACATTGGATTGAAAAGAATAAATTTAAAAAGGTATTACCTAAAAATACTAAAATGCTACGCATTGACGCCGTTAGGCGTTTCTTGAATGATTTTGATCTTGATGGCTTAAAAAATATCAACAAGCACATAATAAAAACTACTGCGAAGAATAAAGTATTTAGAAATGGTACTATAGATGGTTTAAAGGTAGCTGCCATAGATGGTGTAGAACTATTTGACAGTATTAAAAAATCTTGTAACAACTGCCTTACAAGGGTTGATAAAAATGGTATAACGCATCATTTTCACAGATCAGTAGTTTGTGCAATGGTTGGTTGTGATCCACATATTGTTTTAGATCAGGAAATGCTTGAACCCCAAAAAGATAGTTCAGGTAAAGATGAAGGAGAAATTACTGCCGGCAAACGTTTAATTAAAAAGCTGTATAAAAAATATCATCACTTTGCGGATATCATTGTAGCTGATGCTTTGTATTGTAATGCTACATGGATAAAAGAAGTACTCTCTATAGGAATGAATGCTGTAGTTAGAGTAAAAGATGAACGTCTTCACATTGTAAAAGACGCATTAGCTTTATTTAAATGCCGTGAGGCAGATAAGAACTGGATTGTAAGAAAAAATACAAATATCTACACAAAGATTAAGGCATGGGAAGATGATAATTTTGAAATGTCTGATAAGGATATAAAAGTAAGGTTCTTGAGGTTTGTGGAAGAAATTCATACTGGAGACAGAATAGAGATTAAAGAAGGATGGATCATAACAACAGATAAATTTACATCAGTAGAAAGCCTGTGGAAGATAATGCATAAAAGATGGGACATTGAAAATAATATATTTCATCAACTGAAGACGGAATGGCATTTAGATCACTGTTTTCTTCATAGCCCTACGGGCGTAGAAACAGTTTTAATGTTTATAATAATAGCATTTAATTTAATGCAGTTATACTTTTTTAGGTGTATAAGGGGTTTTAGAGAAAAGAATATGCTTCAAATGGATATTATTGAAGATATAAAAGATGAAAGATTTACTATAGAAGATAATTGGAATAACCCTATATTTGGAAAGACATAATTCAAAATTAAAACTGGAAATTGATTATATAAATTTATCGGGGTAAAGAGGTATTATAATTATTTTTTTGACCTAACGGTCTCCGTGCTTACCAGCTCTTTAAATAAATGTAATTGGATACAATTCCAGTAAAAATAAAATTTTTACTGGAATTTAGGTGCTAAATCTCTGATGTACATTAACTAATAATGACATATAACAACTTTAGTGATATAATAAAGTTGTTAGTAACAAAAAAATCATAAAAGGGAGGTAATTTTATTTGATTAAAGTAGGGTTAATAGGTTTAGGTAAAACAGGAAAGTATATTGCGGAGAGTATTTTACAGCAAGATAATATGACTTTGGTTGCCGCAGTTTGTAGTCCAAATAGTCAAAAAAAAGGAATGGATTTATCGGAGTTTCTTGGTAATAAAAAAGCAGAGATTAAAATAACCACTTCTGATGAACTTGAAGCTACAATCTTTAAAACAAAACCAGATATCATGCTCGACTTTTCAAGCTCAAAAGCAGCTATAAAGAATGCAGTTACATTATCAAATATGAAAGTAAATATAGTAATAGGTACTACTGGTTTTACAGATAAAGATATTGAAAAACTCAAAAACATATCTCGTGAATTTAAAAATGGCATAGTCTATGCCCCAAATATCACTTTAGGTGTAAATGTGATAATGATGCTAAGTAATATTGCAGCTTCTATACTCAATAACTACGATTTTGAAATTATAGAGATGCATCATAAAACAAAAAAAGACTCACCTTCAGGTACAGCTCTAAAATTATCCTCTGAAATAGAACTTGGTCTTAACTCATCAGGAATTCAAGATAAGGTCATCCCTATAAGCTCTATACGTGCAGGAGACATAGTAGGAAAGCATGAAGTTCTCATAGTCGGTGAACATGATAAAATAGAGATAAGCCATGAATCTTTTTCTAGAAAAGCTTTTACGGTTGGAGCAATTAGTGCCGTAAACTTCATTTATAAAAAATCCGGCTATTATGAAATGAGAGATGTTCTAAATTTAAAGGAATTAATCCTCAAATATATAGATTCATTAGAGGATGAATCTCCTGAAAGTTCCCAAGCTTAAAATCTTTTCTTAATTAAGATTAAACACTTCTTATATTCCAATTATAAGCACCCTTAAAAGAGGTGACTCATAAAAATTTACTATTAAAGTCACACCATAATAAAAGCTTAACTTATGCGTAGGCCGGGATTTCCAAAATACGTCACGTAAAAAATTTCTAGTAAGTCTAAGCTTCTACTTGTAAACTCTAATAAGGTTTGAAATTTTAAAGTTAATTTATACTTAAGGGAGATGCTGACAAAATATAGGTACATTAAATGCTTTTATTGTACCTATATTTTGTCAGCATCTCCCGGTGGATGGATTAACTTTTCATTTACAAACCCTATATAAATGACAGACAAATTTTTAAGAAAATATCAAAACCCCTTGAATAAAAATATCCAAGGGGTTAAGCTTCACTAATTAAAGAATTGTAACATTCTCAGCTTGAGGTCCTTTTGGTCCTTCAACTACTTCGAAAGAAACCTTCTGACCTTCTTCAAGAGTCTTATATCCATCTGTTTGTATTTGGGAAAAATGTACGAAAACATCTTTTCCATCTTCTCCTGTGATGAATCCAAATCCTTTTTGTGAATTAAACCATTTTACTGTTCCGTTCATGAGTGTATACCTCCAAAATTTTATTATTCTTAAATTCATTGTAATAACCCACCAATAAAATCTCGATTCAGTATACTATAATACTAGGTACCAATTGAAATATATTTGTGTTACATTATTTACCACTAATTTAAGATCATTTAAATAATATCACAGTTTGCATTATAAATCAAGTATTTTTACATATATTTTTGTTAAAATTTTAATAGTAATTAAATTTCAGTATTTATTTTTGATAATCATTCGGTAGATGATATGGAAAAGTGCATACTATAATATTATTATTCCTAAGTAATGTTTCTCTAATAAGGAAACCCGTATGATTATGCAAAACATTTCCGAATTTCTCATGCGTAACAAATTGAGGAACTATAACTGTTACTTTTTCATTTTCTCCTGCTGAATTTGCAATAAGTTCTATACTTCTTAACAGGGGATTTACAACTGTCCTATATGGTGAATATCTTGCTACAAGAAGTATATCTGTATCTAATTTACTCCATCTCTTTTTCAACTTTTCCATTGCTTCTTTATCTGTCGAAATATTGAGTGCAATTACATTATCACTCATGCTTTGTGCGTATTGGAGCGCTCCTATTGTCGCTTTGGTTAAACTCGCTATTGGAACTATCACAATGTGTGTGTATTTAATCTTAAAGTTGACTTTTTCTAATTTTATATTGCTGACACTGAGTCCTTCTGCAACCTTACTATAATGAGATTTAATCTTTAACTGAAGATAAATTATCATAGGTATAAGTATTGCAACTATAAATGCTCCGTCACTAAACTTTTCAACTAAAATTATCACAGTCGTAAAGAGTGTGACAAATGCGCCAAAGCCATTAATAACAGCCCGTTTCCTCCAGCCTTTTTCTTTAACCCTTCTCCAGTGATTTACCATTCCAAACTGCCCCAGTGTAAATGATATAAACACACCTACTGCATATAATGGAATAAGTCTGTGCGTATCTGCCTTAAATATGATAACCAAAAGACATGCTATCAACGATAGTGCTCCAATTCCAAATGAAAAGCTCAGCCTTTTCCCCCTTATTGTAAATTGTCTCGGTGCAAATCCGTCCTTTCCCATTATATACATAAGCATAGGAAATCCGGTATATGCTGTATTGCATGCCATTAAAAGTATCACCGCAGTACTGAACTGAATTACATAATACATCACTCCACTTCCAAAAATGGCTGATGCTATCTGTGATATAACTGTAGGTCCATTTGTTATTGGTACAGCTGTGTAAAATATTGCAAGTACAGATGTACCTCCGAATATACAAAGTATTAATATTGCCAAAAGTATCATTACAGTTTTCGCATTTCTCTGACCGGGTTCTTTAAAATTCGGCACAGAATTACTTACTGCTTCAACTCCTGTCAAAGCCGAACATCCAGAAGAAAATGCCTTTAAAATAAGAAATATCGACAAATCCTCTGTGGCCTCCGGCACAGCATAAATTGGCTGCGGGTGA is from Clostridium fermenticellae and encodes:
- a CDS encoding transposase encodes the protein MLQIRSFNRLEHWIEKNKFKKVLPKNTKMLRIDAVRRFLNDFDLDGLKNINKHIIKTTAKNKVFRNGTIDGLKVAAIDGVELFDSIKKSCNNCLTRVDKNGITHHFHRSVVCAMVGCDPHIVLDQEMLEPQKDSSGKDEGEITAGKRLIKKLYKKYHHFADIIVADALYCNATWIKEVLSIGMNAVVRVKDERLHIVKDALALFKCREADKNWIVRKNTNIYTKIKAWEDDNFEMSDKDIKVRFLRFVEEIHTGDRIEIKEGWIITTDKFTSVESLWKIMHKRWDIENNIFHQLKTEWHLDHCFLHSPTGVETVLMFIIIAFNLMQLYFFRCIRGFREKNMLQMDIIEDIKDERFTIEDNWNNPIFGKT
- the deoB gene encoding phosphopentomutase; translated protein: MEKFKRIHVIVMDSVGIGEAPDSRKFGDLGVNTLAHIAEKRNGLNIPNMESMGLSNIYKIKGVKKAKHPKAYFTKMQEASHGKDTMTGHWEMMGLYIDKPFKVFPNGFPEELIKKIEDFSGRKVIANRPASGTEIIKELGERQLKTGELIVYTSADSVLQIAAHEEIITLDELYRICKYCRSITLDEPYKLGRIIARPFVGKTKDTFKRTSNRHDYALKPFAETVLNYLKDAGFGSIAIGKIRDIFDGEGITKAIRIKSNMDGMDKFIKLLDDDFHGLSFTNLVDFDAAYGHRRDPIGYGNAIEEFDERLTEVMEKMREDDLLIITADHGNDPTYTGTDHTREYVPLLVYSKKFKEGKDIGIRKTFSDIGATISDNFDIKMPEHGQSFLRELI
- a CDS encoding APC family permease; amino-acid sequence: MPKKFLDVLLGEPLANEQGSSEKYNVPFGLAIMASDAISSVAYGAQEILFVLIVLGASAYKWLTLTSFMIIGLLVILTISYVQIIRAYPQGGGSYKVAKENIGDKAGLSAGSGLIISYILTVAVSASAGADAIVSAFNGLTQYRVIFVVSIIIVLMILNLRGIRDSSKIFAIPTYIFIFSMLFMILYGLFKYFILNIHPQPIYAVPEATEDLSIFLILKAFSSGCSALTGVEAVSNSVPNFKEPGQRNAKTVMILLAILILCIFGGTSVLAIFYTAVPITNGPTVISQIASAIFGSGVMYYVIQFSTAVILLMACNTAYTGFPMLMYIMGKDGFAPRQFTIRGKRLSFSFGIGALSLIACLLVIIFKADTHRLIPLYAVGVFISFTLGQFGMVNHWRRVKEKGWRKRAVINGFGAFVTLFTTVIILVEKFSDGAFIVAILIPMIIYLQLKIKSHYSKVAEGLSVSNIKLEKVNFKIKYTHIVIVPIASLTKATIGALQYAQSMSDNVIALNISTDKEAMEKLKKRWSKLDTDILLVARYSPYRTVVNPLLRSIELIANSAGENEKVTVIVPQFVTHEKFGNVLHNHTGFLIRETLLRNNNIIVCTFPYHLPNDYQK
- the deoC gene encoding deoxyribose-phosphate aldolase, encoding MNIAGMIDHTLLKADATKREILKLIGEAKKYNFASVCVNPTWVKLASENLAESKVKVCTVIGFPLGSNTTETKVFEAKDAIKNGAQEIDMVINIGELKDKNYAYVENDIKSVAKAANGKAIVKVIIETCLLSDDEEIKVCRISKKAGADFVKTSTGFSTYGAKVNDVRLMREAVGNDMGVKASGGIHTRKEALDMIEAGANRIGTSAGMSIMSE
- a CDS encoding cold-shock protein; the encoded protein is MNGTVKWFNSQKGFGFITGEDGKDVFVHFSQIQTDGYKTLEEGQKVSFEVVEGPKGPQAENVTIL
- a CDS encoding cytidine deaminase, which translates into the protein MDYKKLVYKAFEGRKNAYAPYSNFKVGAAVLAEDDKIYTGCNIENASYGATNCAERTAIFKAVSEGNRTIKAIAIVGVENNYTFPCGICRQVIAEFALKDAEIIIGKGEDEYLIKTLEELLPGAFTKEDLDR
- the dapB gene encoding 4-hydroxy-tetrahydrodipicolinate reductase, which encodes MIKVGLIGLGKTGKYIAESILQQDNMTLVAAVCSPNSQKKGMDLSEFLGNKKAEIKITTSDELEATIFKTKPDIMLDFSSSKAAIKNAVTLSNMKVNIVIGTTGFTDKDIEKLKNISREFKNGIVYAPNITLGVNVIMMLSNIAASILNNYDFEIIEMHHKTKKDSPSGTALKLSSEIELGLNSSGIQDKVIPISSIRAGDIVGKHEVLIVGEHDKIEISHESFSRKAFTVGAISAVNFIYKKSGYYEMRDVLNLKELILKYIDSLEDESPESSQA